One genomic segment of Nevskiales bacterium includes these proteins:
- a CDS encoding 23S rRNA (pseudouridine(1915)-N(3))-methyltransferase RlmH: PEVKARAEARWSLSRLTLPHALVRVLVAEQLYRAWSILTQHPYHRA, from the coding sequence CACCGGAGGTCAAGGCGCGAGCCGAGGCCCGCTGGTCGTTGTCCAGGCTGACCTTGCCGCACGCGCTGGTCCGTGTGCTGGTCGCCGAGCAGCTGTATCGCGCCTGGAGCATTCTCACGCAGCATCCCTATCATCGCGCCTGA